A genomic region of Pelodiscus sinensis isolate JC-2024 chromosome 1, ASM4963464v1, whole genome shotgun sequence contains the following coding sequences:
- the LOC102456448 gene encoding olfactory receptor 52M1-like, giving the protein MSDFNKTVFTNPSTFILLGIPGLEVAHVWISIPFSGIYAIAVLGNFTILFIVKKEQSLHEPMYYFLCMLAVTDLVLSTTTLPKMLSIFWFNSREINFSACLTQMYFIHCFTVMESGIFVAMAYDRYVAICDPLRHSTILTNTMVVKTGLAMVLRGSVLVMPYPIFASLRPYCRTNIISHVYCEHMAVVKLACADITISNYYGLSVLFSVHGLDVIFIVISYNQILRAIFRLPTKDARLKTFGTCSSHLCAILTFYVPMVFTSIMHRFGHSVALPFHILIANIYLLVPPMLNPVIYGVRTKQIRDRMLHVFTPKRT; this is encoded by the coding sequence ATGTCAGATTTCAACAAAACTgtcttcaccaacccctccaccttcatcctgctgggcattcctggcttGGAGgtggcccatgtctggatctccatcccatTCTCGGGCATCTACGCCATCGCcgtcttggggaacttcaccatcctcttCATTGTGAAGAAGGAAcagagcctccatgagcccatgtactatttcctctgcatgctggccgtcaccgACCTCGTCCTGTCTACAACCACCCTGCCCAAAATGCTCAGCAttttctggttcaattccagggagattaATTTCAGTGCttgcctcacccagatgtacttcattcactgcttcacagtgatggagtctgggatcttcgtggccatggcttatgatcgctacgtggccatctgtgatcccctgagacattccaccatcctgacaaacacCATGGTGGTCAAGACTGGCCTGGCCATGGTGCTTCGTGGCAGCGTGCTTGTAATGCCCTATCCCATCTTCGCAAGTCTgcggccatattgcagaaccaataTAATCTCCCATGTATACTGCGAGCACATGGCCGTGGTGAAGTTGGCCTGCGCTGACATTACCATCAGTAATTACTACGGCCTCTCTGTGTTATTCAGTGTCCATGGACTGGATGTGATTTTTATTGTCATTTCCTATaaccagatcctcagggccatcttcaggctccccaccaaggacgcccgactcaagacttttgggacctgcagctcccatctcTGCGCCATCCTAACATTTTATGTCCCAATGGTCTTCACTTCCATCATGCACCGGTTCGGTCACAGCGTGGCCCTGCCTTTCCACATTCTCATTGCCAATATTTACCTCTTGGTGCCACCCATGCTAAACCCCGTCATCTACGGGGTGAGAACCAAGCAAATCCGGGACAGGATGCTGCATGTCTTTACTCCTAAAAGGACCTAA